A region from the Streptomyces tsukubensis genome encodes:
- a CDS encoding toll/interleukin-1 receptor domain-containing protein, translated as MTNAQPAGFWSYTHRDDQLDSGRIARLSERIANEFEIITGEPLEIFMDKRSIEWGDAWRMRLDSALTGTTFLIPVITPNFLKSQECRREVIRFSGHAASLGLDELLLPIHYVNVPQLTYGSDDHPSDEVVQLIARRQWVDWRELRLEDEASPVYRQAVHKLALKISEVLESAPPARPVEMVHQGLIADDEPPGFLELMAEAETALPVWVGIAQKFPEVISAIDHETSWAAEEMVKSDARGGGFAGRMRVTEQLSERLAGPVAQVETLGGQYWAALASIDPGIQGFIRRAGEEDLPPEDQQAVREFFRQIQALTLTSSATTTQLQGFSDSMEGVTQLSSHLKPRLRTIQAAVQKMIDGHTVIDEWSRLIGETDLGDDAPS; from the coding sequence ATGACCAATGCGCAGCCCGCCGGCTTCTGGAGCTACACCCATCGTGATGATCAACTGGACTCGGGACGGATCGCCCGTCTGTCGGAGCGCATAGCCAACGAGTTCGAGATCATCACCGGCGAACCTCTTGAGATCTTTATGGACAAGAGGTCGATCGAGTGGGGCGACGCGTGGCGAATGCGTCTCGACTCCGCGTTGACCGGAACCACCTTTCTCATACCTGTCATCACACCGAACTTCCTGAAGAGTCAAGAGTGCAGGCGCGAGGTCATCAGGTTCTCCGGCCACGCGGCCAGCCTGGGGCTGGACGAGCTACTGCTGCCGATCCACTATGTGAATGTTCCCCAACTCACGTACGGATCCGACGATCACCCTTCGGATGAAGTCGTCCAGCTCATCGCGCGGCGACAGTGGGTGGACTGGCGTGAACTGCGGCTCGAAGACGAGGCGTCGCCTGTGTATCGGCAGGCCGTGCACAAACTGGCGTTGAAGATCTCGGAGGTGCTGGAGTCGGCACCGCCCGCCAGGCCAGTGGAGATGGTCCACCAGGGTCTCATTGCCGATGATGAACCACCGGGTTTTCTGGAGCTCATGGCAGAGGCCGAGACCGCACTGCCCGTGTGGGTGGGGATCGCACAGAAGTTCCCGGAAGTCATCTCGGCCATCGACCATGAGACCTCCTGGGCAGCCGAAGAAATGGTCAAGTCGGACGCCCGGGGTGGAGGGTTCGCCGGTCGGATGCGTGTGACCGAGCAGCTTTCCGAGCGGCTCGCCGGACCCGTGGCACAGGTGGAAACGCTGGGAGGGCAGTACTGGGCAGCCCTTGCTTCCATTGACCCGGGCATCCAGGGGTTTATCAGACGAGCGGGTGAAGAGGATCTTCCTCCGGAAGACCAGCAGGCCGTTCGCGAGTTCTTCCGGCAAATCCAGGCGCTGACGTTGACATCCAGTGCTACGACCACGCAGCTTCAAGGATTCTCCGACAGCATGGAAGGAGTTACCCAACTCAGCAGCCACTTGAAGCCGCGACTGAGGACCATCCAAGCTGCCGTGCAGAAAATGATCGACGGCCATACGGTGATCGACGAGTGGAGTCGTCTGATCGGCGAGACCGACCTCGGGGACGACGCGCCTTCCTAG
- a CDS encoding DUF1152 domain-containing protein, protein MTRLVVAAGGGGDAVAAAMLDAALYGPENPAVVLTYAWDRLLVDPVPGPRTPADFTSLGRMAPGVPAITASTEPVPPAGSTLPRLARELPQTFALIDPRHGVQGVTGQLAELVEQLHPESVDLLDVGGDILAHGDEPALRSPLADALTLAACHRLGAPVRLLVAGPGLDGELTAETLRPLLGRLVTTFTPEHAAAVDPVLEWHPSEATGMLAATARGIRGLCEARDTGFPVPLTDESPTVHEVDMDDAFKRNSLAQAITTTTTLTAAEALSREICGFSEIDYERDKATGLASAPPKSFEPESTLTRVASYEHQARARGVTHTTFRHLTEVLNLPGTHRDILKALLLTHCPEQYTPPLWHIPPTT, encoded by the coding sequence GTGACCCGGTTGGTCGTGGCAGCGGGCGGAGGGGGCGACGCGGTCGCCGCAGCGATGCTCGACGCTGCCCTGTACGGCCCGGAGAATCCGGCGGTCGTCCTCACCTATGCCTGGGACCGCCTCCTGGTCGACCCGGTCCCCGGCCCCAGAACACCGGCGGACTTCACCTCACTCGGTCGTATGGCGCCGGGTGTCCCCGCCATTACCGCCTCTACCGAACCCGTCCCACCGGCGGGCTCCACACTCCCCCGCTTGGCACGCGAACTCCCCCAGACCTTCGCGCTGATCGACCCGCGCCACGGCGTGCAAGGCGTCACCGGGCAACTGGCCGAACTGGTGGAACAGCTCCACCCCGAGTCCGTCGACCTGCTGGACGTCGGCGGCGACATCCTCGCCCACGGCGACGAACCCGCCCTGCGCAGCCCCTTGGCGGACGCTCTGACGCTGGCCGCCTGCCACCGGCTCGGTGCCCCCGTACGTCTGCTCGTCGCCGGCCCCGGCCTCGACGGCGAACTAACCGCCGAGACCCTCCGCCCCCTGCTCGGCCGGCTCGTCACCACCTTCACTCCGGAGCACGCCGCCGCAGTCGACCCGGTCCTGGAGTGGCACCCCTCGGAGGCCACGGGCATGCTCGCGGCCACCGCCCGGGGGATCCGCGGACTGTGCGAAGCCCGCGACACCGGCTTCCCCGTCCCCCTCACCGACGAAAGCCCCACCGTCCACGAAGTCGACATGGACGACGCCTTCAAGCGGAACAGCCTGGCCCAGGCCATCACCACGACGACCACCCTCACGGCCGCGGAGGCACTCAGCCGGGAGATCTGCGGCTTCTCCGAGATCGACTACGAGCGCGACAAGGCCACCGGGTTGGCCTCCGCCCCGCCGAAGTCTTTCGAACCCGAATCCACCCTCACGCGCGTGGCCTCGTACGAGCACCAGGCTCGCGCCCGAGGGGTCACTCACACGACGTTCCGCCACCTCACCGAAGTGCTCAACCTCCCCGGCACCCACCGCGACATCCTCAAAGCCCTGCTGCTCACCCACTGCCCCGAGCAGTACACCCCACCCCTCTGGCATATCCCGCCGACAACCTGA